The Leptospirillum ferriphilum region GCGGTATTCATTGATCACCTTGACGCGCATGTCTTCCCAGGCCGACCAGCAAACCCGGCAGACAGAGTCCTGTATTTCTTTCCCAAGGGCGGACGGAAACGGAGGATTCTCGAGACCTTCCGCATCGGCGCCACAACGTGTGCAATGGACCACGGCCATAGTGTCTCCTTAAAAAGAACTTGAGTTTTTTAT contains the following coding sequences:
- a CDS encoding oxidative damage protection protein, producing the protein MAVVHCTRCGADAEGLENPPFPSALGKEIQDSVCRVCWSAWEDMRVKVINEYRLNLGMPEHRNMLVNITREFFNLPKPQS